From one Culex quinquefasciatus strain JHB chromosome 3, VPISU_Cqui_1.0_pri_paternal, whole genome shotgun sequence genomic stretch:
- the LOC6046900 gene encoding uncharacterized protein LOC6046900, translated as MNPHQQQLPAADPAVLARYESDKRAWDEAIRAYQGPDPLDIWFNFICWLEQHKMLDKEGGFRKILEQCLSNFENYENYKQDVRMVKLWMKFIDMQANPLNLYQFLYKKNVGTQCACFYIGWAHYYDAANAFKQAESIFNLGIQVKAQPMEELQEAQNKFRLSIAQRMLYNDASSKKRSANTLVEQRQQITSLSPPQKKLKSDSGEYYPQPAQQQTQQQQPQPQPQAAQIAQAQPQQHQSQPQPQPQPQSHYNQQNYYQNQQQVAQQSTVQAAAPVASPAPANPTTEHYYQQDKQNAAYYQNSSQQHHYPQQTQQTMVQQQVQVPVQQQQQQMHQSQHPVQRQVQPQPQQPHHQMQAQHQAPVVATQNPTPAAQAMPPPPPQVRPQQPAIQVQPVVATPQPQPEPPKPQPAPAPQPIHKSVIIENYGLTMENDSLIECNLNNSAYVISSSLNYVYDDPNLTGYSLGVEDPAPPEEEKVPDPEPSATRLPVGFAREARSNHERWDVPLCLEEPYDPNRVCRYPKGHVYPDLHTGQPTLEFSPEEIRARKWYRRKEELEEQAKQKQQQLEVERQRQERQRQMQLQYQQQQAQQAAAAAQQQAQQQAQQAGYGHHQQQQMIPQQQRGYQQANQYQHMPYQHQQQQQSHHPPPQQQVHQQYQQPTPRPAPVATAPVQQAPPAQPPANHYYHQQQHPQQTQQQQQQQHHQPIQHPPVQPVQHSPAAAHPVQHPSMHNNYGGHYRPPYGQQQQQQQQQSNQYQPPAPVHQQQAGPHAQHSVQQPFQQHSPYHGQQQQQQQQQHYGANSYSHQGYGQPPVHHSPVQTPSPHHYSPQHMHHHPGQQQPAVPPQSYAPHPAPRPQTPVQQPQQQQQQQPPYHHQPPGQPAMPGRPMQRPPQPYAQPAPVPVAVPTTSAAPSQHLQRTTSVPQQPQQMQKPPQPQQQQPQPPPTQAKPPPAARASASSRFSNCDDFEEQIEASTIRFSTSSENGASKNKTITIKFKKEKTTYSAPSPVPGAAPSGGSLLPPAAAASSANDASKKLKKVLPGTPSTPVSRAPPPPPQGVSGGVSKEKSKNSSKKSSKGVAKSGAGKKYDPDATVVPANRTDANLLLSLSGDPEDSSQSYASSVGGTKKKPKKKVRYIEEGEVFDDEYLDSDEDEYDDSDEDDDEDLEENDSSYQSNSEFNTSFSNISFAGDNSNGAFNFGGSSCSTPMRHTQTSGGISKTSTPIGSFRYLKKHESNLSLGQNEDSMSSTVVENSYFQTEHDEEAKRRRKEKALAIIETHLAKPFLDPFSSELCKAFLTKIDFPSRENTDDYKVTNNNLPKMIKSQMCSLAGRTYNVEKEVGRGSYGSVFRALNTGTGAVVAIKYQKPANTWELYICTEVRKRIKNPDILPGFMDICSAVIAPNASVLVSEFSQYGSLLDINNKIRTATTKVMHESLVMHFSSQILSIVEHLHGCNIIHADIKPDNFLLMQIPTVESDIPTLRLIDFGCAIDMNFFEKKRQFKKVIQTDGFTCIEMQEGRPWSFQTDLFCVAGTIHVMLFGEYMQLTKKYDQDWDIKQKLPRYLKKHVWTEVFQKLLNIKDINHMPKLSALKELIDGEVFNMESELMKHIRTLSNLLKRR; from the exons ATGAATCCGCACCAGCAGCAACTGCCGGCTGCGGATCCGGCCGTGCTCGCGCGCTACGAGTCGGACAAGCGCGCCTGGGATGAGGCCATCCGGGCGTACCAAGGGCCCGACCCGTTGGACATTTGGTTCAACTTTATCTGCTGGCTGGAGCAGCACAAGATGCTGGACAAGGAGGGCGGCTTCCGGAAGATTCTGGAGCAGTGCTTGAGCAACTTTGAGAACTACGAGAACTACAAGCAGGACGTGCGGATGGTGAAGCTGTGGATGAAGTTT ATTGACATGCAAGCCAATCCGCTGAACTTGTATCAGTTTCTGTACAAGAAGAACGTCGGAACACAGTGCGCCTGCTTCTACATCGGTTGGGCGCACTACTACGACGCGGCGAACGCGTTCAAACAGGCTGAATCGATCTTCAATCTGGGCATCCAGGTGAAGGCTCAACCGATGGAGGAGCTGCAGGAGGCACAGAACAAGTTCCGGCTGTCGATCGCTCAGCGGATGCTGTACAACGACGCTTCATCGAAGAAGCGTTCGGCCAACACGCTGGTCGAGCAGCGGCAGCAGATTACCTCGCTGAGTCCACCGCAGAAAAAGCTAAAGTCTGATTCTGGGGAGTACTATCCACAGCCGGCTCAACAGCAGACtcaacagcagcagccgcaACCACAACCGCAAGCTGCGCAAATTGCACAGGCACAACCACAACAACATCAGTCGCAACCACAGCCGCAACCGCAGCCACAATCTCACTACAATCAGCAGAACTACTACCAGAATCAGCAGCAAGTAGCGCAGCAATCTACGGTTCAAGCTGCAGCTCCCGTTGCCAGTCCTGCTCCTGCCAACCCTACTACCGAGCACTACTATCAGCAGGACAAGCAGAACGCTGCGTACTACCAGAACAGCAGTCAGCAGCACCACTACCCGCAGCAGACCCAGCAGACCATGGTTCAACAGCAAGTCCAAGTTCctgtccagcagcagcagcagcagatgcaCCAGTCGCAACACCCGGTGCAACGCCAAGTTCAGCCACAACCCCAACAACCACACCATCAGATGCAGGCCCAACATCAGGCACCGGTCGTGGCCACCCAGAACCCCACACCCGCGGCCCAAGCCATGCCACCACCGCCGCCCCAAGTTCGTCCCCAACAACCGGCGATCCAAGTGCAGCCCGTAGTCGCGACGCCCCAGCCGCAACCGGAACCTCCGAAGCCCCAGCCCGCACCCGCCCCACAACCCATCCACAAGTCGGTCATCATCGAGAACTACGGTCTGACGATGGAGAACGACAGTCTGATCGAGTGCAACCTGAACAACTCGGCGTACGTGATATCGTCCTCGCTGAACTACGTGTACGACGACCCGAACCTGACCGGGTACTCGCTCGGCGTCGAAGATCCGGCCCCGCCCGAGGAGGAAAAGGTCCCCGATCCGGAACCATCCGCCACCCGGCTACCGGTGGGGTTCGCCCGTGAGGCACGCTCCAACCACGAGCGGTGGGACGTCCCCCTGTGTCTAGAGGAACCGTACGACCCGAACCGGGTCTGTCGCTACCCGAAAGGGCACGTCTACCCGGATCTGCACACCGGACAGCCCACGCTGGAGTTTTCACCGGAGGAGATTCGGGCCCGCAAGTGGTACCGCCGGAAGGAGGAGCTGGAAGAGCAAGCCAAGCAGAAGCAGCAACAGTTGGAAGTGGAACGTCAACGACAGGAACGGCAGAGGCAGATGCAGCTGCAgtatcagcagcagcaggcccAGCAGGCGGCCGCGGCGGCACAACAGCAAGCACAGCAGCAGGCACAGCAAGCCGGCTATGGCCATCATCAGCAGCAACAGATGATTCCGCAGCAGCAGCGGGGCTATCAGCAAGCTAATCAG TATCAGCACATGCCatatcaacatcaacaacagcagcagtcgCATCATCCACCACCGCAGCAACAGGTTCATCAGCAGTACCAGCAACCGACACCGCGACCTGCTCCGGTAGCGACTGCCCCAGTCCAACAAGCACCTCCCGCACAACCGCCAGCAAACCATTATTATCACCAGCAACAACACCCACAGCAaacgcaacagcagcagcagcagcaacatcacCAACCGATCCAGCATCCGCCAGTTCAACCTGTTCAACATTCACCTGCCGCCGCTCATCCCGTACAACATCCGTCGATGCACAACAACTACGGAGGCCATTACAGACCACCGTAcggacagcaacaacaacaacagcagcaacaatcGAACCAATACCAGCCTCCGGCCCCGGTTCATCAGCAACAGGCTGGACCACATGCACAGCACTCTGTCCAACAGCCCTTCCAGCAGCACTCGCCATACCAtggtcaacagcagcagcagcaacaacaacaacactatGGTGCCAATAGCTACAGCCACCAAGGTTACGGTCAACCTCCGGTGCATCATTCACCCGTTCAGACGCCCTCCCCGCATCATTACTCTCCGCAGCACATGCACCACCATCCTGGCCAGCAGCAACCGGCGGTGCCACCCCAAAGCTACGCTCCCCATCCTGCCCCGAGGCCTCAGACTCCGGTTCAGCAaccgcagcagcaacaacaacaacaacccccATACCATCATCAACCACCCGGTCAACCGGCGATGCCTGGCCGACCCATGCAGCGACCTCCCCAACCGTACGCCCAACCCGCCCCGGTACCCGTTGCAGTACCAACGACCAGCGCCGCCCCGTCTCAACACCTGCAGCGGACCACTTCGGTGCCTCAGCAACCCCAGCAAATGCAGAAACCTCCACAaccgcaacagcagcagccccAACCCCCGCCCACACAGGCGAAACCTCCGCCGGCGGCCCGCGCTTCCGCCAGCAGTCGGTTTAGCAACTGCGATGACTTTGAGGAACAGATCGAAGCGTCCACCATTCGCTTCTCGACGTCGAGCGAGAACGGTGCCAGCAAGAACAAGACCATTACGATCAAGTTCAAGAAGGAGAAGACGACCTACTCGGCGCCGAGTCCCGTTCCCGGAGCGGCCCCGTCCGGCGGTTCGCTCTTGCCACCGGCAGCCGCCGCTTCCTCGGCGAACGACGCCAGCAAGAAGCTTAAAAAGGTGCTACCGGGCACTCCGTCGACGCCGGTGTCCCGggcgccaccgccgccgccgcaggGCGTTTCCGGCGGTGTGTCGAAGGAGAAGAGCAAAAACAGTTCTAAAAAGAGTTCCAAAGGTGTGGCCAAGAGTGGCGCCGGTAAGAAGTACGATCCGGATGCGACGGTCGTGCCTGCGAATCGGACGGATGCTAATCTGCTGCTGTCGCTGTCGGGTGATCCGGAAGATTCGTCCCAATCGTACGCGTCGTCCGTTGGAGGTACGAAGAAGAAGCCCAAGAAGAAAGTGCGCTACATCGAGGAAGGGGAAGTCTTTGACGATGAGTACCTGGACTCGGACGAGGACGAGTATGATGATTccgacgaggacgacgacgaagatCTGGAGGAGAACGATTCCTCGTACCAGTCCAACTCGGAGTTCAACACGTCGTTCAGCAACATCTCGTTCGCGGGTGACAACAGCAATGGGGCGTTCAACTTTGGCGGAAGCTCCTGCTCGACTCCGATGCGGCACACGCAGACGTCCGGCGGCATCTCCAAGACGTCGACCCCGATCGGTTCGTTCCGGTACCTGAAGAAGCACGAGTCGAACCTTTCGCTCGGCCAGAACGAGGACTCGATGAGCTCGACCGTGGTGGAGAACAGCTACTTCCAGACGGAGCACGACGAGGAAGCGAAGCGGCGCCGCAAGGAAAAGGCGCTCGCGATCATCGAGACGCACCTCGCGAAACCGTTCCTCGATCCGTTCAGCAGCGAGCTGTGCAAGGCGTTCCTCACCAAGATCGACTTCCCGTCGCGCGAGAACACCGACGACTACAAGGTGACGAACAACAACCTGCCCAAGATGATCAAGTCGCAGATGTGCTCGCTCGCTGGGCGCACGTACAACGTCGAAAAGGAGGTCGGCCGGGGCTCGTACGGTTCGGTGTTCCGGGCGCTCAACACCGGCACCGGGGCGGTTGTGGCCATCAAGTACCAGAAACCGGCCAACACGTGGGAGCTGTATATCTGCACGGAGGTGCGCAAGCGGATCAAGAACCCGGACATT TTGCCCGGCTTCATGGACATCTGCTCGGCTGTGATTGCACCGAACGCGAGCGTTCTGGTGTCGGAATTTTCCCAGTATGGTTCGCTGCTGGACATAAACAATAAGATACGTACGGCGACCACCAAG GTTATGCACGAGTCTCTGGTGATGCACTTTAGCAGCCAAATCCTGTCGATCGTCGAACATTTGCATGGCTGCAACATCATCCACGCCGACATCAAGCCGGACAACTTTTTGCTGATGCAAAT CCCCACGGTAGAGTCGGACATCCCAACGCTTCGGCTGATTGATTTCGGTTGTGCCATCGATATGAATTTCTTCGAAAAGAAGCGCCAGTTCAAGAAG GTCATCCAAACGGACGGCTTCACGTGCATCGAGATGCAGGAGGGCCGCCCGTGGTCCTTCCAGACGGATCTGTTCTGCGTGGCCGGCACCATCCACGTGATGCTGTTTGGCGAGTACATGCAGCTGACGAAGAAGTACGACCAGGACTGGGACATCAAGCAGAAGCTGCCGAG GTACTTGAAGAAGCACGTCTGGACGGAGGTGTTCCAGAAGTTGCTCAACATCAAGGACATCAACCACATGCCGAAGCTGAGTGCGCTGAAGGAGTTGATTGACGGCGAGGTGTTCAACATGGAGTCTGAGCTGATGAAGCACATCCGGACGCTGTCGAACCTGCTGAAGCGACGCTAA
- the LOC6046902 gene encoding putative tricarboxylate transport protein, mitochondrial, whose protein sequence is MDRNFLMSSIVGGSSSSSRRQPFQNPFGRRPWMEQSGAAAPAGGGTGLKGIVAGGITGGIEICITFPTEYVKTQLQLDEKGATKQYNGIADCVKKTVKTNGFFGLYRGLSVLLYGSIPKSAVRFGAFETFKGQLIEPNGTLSTSGKLLAGLGAGVAEAILAVTPMETVKVKFINDQRSGNPKYKGFFHGVGMIVKQEGFSGVYKGLTATIMKQGSNQAIRFYVMETLKEVYKGGDQSKPVPKMVVGAFGAVAGAASVFGNTPIDVVKTRMQGLEAAKYKNTVDCAVQIWKNEGPMAFYKGTVPRLSRVCLDVAITFMIYDSFMDLFNKFWR, encoded by the exons ATGGATCGAAACTTCCTCATGAGCAGTATCGTCGGcggcagtagcagcagcagccgaaGACAACCCTTCCAGAACCCGTTCGGCCGGCGGCCATGGATGGAGCAGAGTGGCGCTGCGGCCCCGGCCGGCGGTGGCACCGGTCTGAAGGGCATCGTAGCCGGTGGCATCACCGGCGGTATCGAAATCTGCATCACGTTCCCCACGGAGTACGTCAAAACGCAGCTCCAGCTGGACGAGAAGGGCGCGACCAAGCAGTACAACGGTATTGCCGATTGCGTCAAGAAGACTGTCAAGACGAACGGGTTCTTTGGGCTGTACCGGGGGTTGAGCGTGCTGCTGTACGGTTCGATACCGAAGTCGGCGGTTAG gtTCGGCGCCTTCGAGACCTTCAAAGGGCAGCTTATTGAGCCAAACGGTACGCTGAGTACTTCAGGCAAGTTGCTGGCCGGTTTGGGCGCTGGTGTAGCGGAAGCCATCTTGGCCGTAACGCCGATGGAGACGGTCAAGGTGAAGTTCATCAACGATCAGCGCAGCGGAAATCCCAAATACAAGGGCTTCTTCCACGGCGTCGGCATGATCGTAAAGCAGGAGGGCTTCTCCGGGGTGTACAAGGGCCTCACGGCGACCATCATGAAGCAGGGCTCGAACCAGGCCATCCGATTCTACGTGATGGAAACGCTCAAGGAGGTGTACAAGGGTGGCGATCAATCGAAGCCGGTGCCAAAGATGGTGGTGGGAGCGTTCGGTGCCGTGGCCGGAGCGGCTTCCGTGTTCGGCAACACCCCGATCGACGTGGTCAAGACGCGCATGCAGGGGCTGGAGGCCGCCAAGTACAAAAACACCGTCGACTGTGCCGTACAGATCTGGAAGAACGAGGGCCCGATGGCGTTCTACAAGGGCACCGTTCCGCGGTTGAGCCGCGTCTGCCTCGATGTGGCCATCACGTTCATGATCTACGACTCGTTCATGGACCTGTTCAACAAGTTCTGGCGCTAA